The following proteins are co-located in the Apium graveolens cultivar Ventura chromosome 5, ASM990537v1, whole genome shotgun sequence genome:
- the LOC141660545 gene encoding uncharacterized protein LOC141660545, producing the protein MGPFPRTKGDLRYVLVAINYLTKWAEAKAMRTINQQDCIKFMDSIVMRFGIPVVLVSDNGPQFVGSDFEAYLKELGIKHKRASVAHPQRNGQVEVTNRTILRGLEKRLEESKKTWPEELPKVLWVINFDEISNIEGLKTNLELLDEVRDRAVKKMEDYKEKTKLYFAKKARIREYETGDLVLRHTETSKPTNQGKLQPNWEGPYSVKEVLRPGTYKLSYLSGSEVPNTWHETRLRKFYQ; encoded by the exons ATGGGCCCCTTTCCCCGGACAAAAGGTGACCTTCGCTACGTTCTGGTAGCCATTAATTATTTGACAAAGTGGGCAGAAGCTAAGGCCATGAGAACAATCAATCAACAAGATTGTATTAAATTTATGGATTCAATCGTCATGAGATTCGGGATCCCGGTAGTTCTAGTCTCCGATAATGGGCCACAGTTCGTCGGGTCTGACTTTGAAGCGTATTTGAAAGAACTCGGAATCAAGCACAAAAGGGCGTCGGTGGCACATCCTCAAAGAAATGGGCAGGTCGAAGTGACTAACAGAACCATACTCCGGGGCCTGGAGAAAAGGTTGGAAGAATCTAAGAAAACTTGGCCAGAGGAGCTCCCAAAAGTCCTGTG GGTCATCAACTTTGACGAAATCTCAAACATTGAAGGCCTCAAGACCAACCTCGAGCTCCTGGATGAAGTAAGAGATCGGGCTGTAAAAAAGATGGAAGACTATAAAGAAAAGACAAAGCTCTACTTCGCAAAGAAAGCAAGAATCAGAGAGTATGAAACAGGAGATTTGGTACTTCGACACACCGAGACTTCGAAACCAACCAACCAAGGGAAGCTACAACCCAACTGGGAAGGGCCCTATAGTGTTAAAGAAGTGCTCCGcccaggaacctacaagctaaGCTATCTCAGCGGGTCCGAAGTCCCAAATACTTGGCACGAAACCCGTctaagaaaattctaccagtaA